Within the Procambarus clarkii isolate CNS0578487 chromosome 28, FALCON_Pclarkii_2.0, whole genome shotgun sequence genome, the region GTAGTGCGGTGTAGTGAGACGCCACTGGTGACAATGGATGTTGCAGGCTTGAATAGTGACAGAGAAGTGATGAGTAGATGCCTATAGTGGCTCTTTATGGAAATATGAAAAAACCTGCACTGGTTAAGGCAAATATATGtacgtaaatatatcatattacttATGATATATGTGAGATGAAGGACATGATATTTAAGACTTAGGGCTGACGGTCCAATAGTTCATTATCTATGTTCAAGAGATCTGACAGAGCCACAGTGGTTTAAATAGGAGTCATTCTAGGATGATGGTGTGAATACTTTTGATAATTTTCAGCTGGATTCTGGTAGCATTAGGTCTGTAATATGTTTGACTATGACAAACCATTCTGTGTGTCCATTTGTAGTACAACTTCCTGGATTTTGGAGTATTCATACCTATGTATCTTTGTGTGTGGAGCAGGTTAAACAGTCAAGCAATTTTTCACGAATTTTCACAACCGTtatattatgtttgttataattatatattcaaattgttgtggtagttgtgtttgtggtgtcggaaggggtggtggtggcgttgaTTGTGGTAATGTTGGTAGTGGtaatgtttgtggtagtggttgtgtcagaagtgctgctggtggtgttggtagtggtagttgtggttttgGTAGTGGCGGTGTTGGGAGTGACGGTATTGGGGGTAGTGGTAGTGACGGTAGTGGTAGtggcggtgttggtagtggcAGCAGTGCTGGAAGTGGTGGAGGTAGCGAGTGATCATTAGTGAGCCGAGCCGTGTAACGAGAGGTTGGTGGTGGAGTTATCTCTGCAAGATcacagggtggggaggggagtGTCTTGGATTACCAAAGTGTTAATTCACTCTGCTTCCAAGATAATGGTGTGGGTCCCCAGGGGAATATGTCTGCATGTGACggtcgagcacacacacacacacacacacacacacacacacacacacacacacacacacacacacacacacacacacacacacacacacacacacacacacacacacacacacacacacacacacacacacacacacacacacacacaaacattcaggTCCTCACAGCGTTATggggtcatagtcctaagggccccgggttcgattgtcagccgaggcaaaaacaaattggcagtttctttcacttgaAGCCCATGAAGtttcttttacctagcagtaccagggagctagacagctgttacggggtgCATTCTGGGgatgtgtatctgtgtgtgttttAAAAAGACAAATATATAAAAGAAATAGGTTGGGGGACAGTTCAttggacggttagaaaggcggggtccaagagctaataggtcgatcctgcagacacaaatagtaaataccatAATCCTTTAATAGCAACTTGATGGACACCAGACTCATTTCTACCTCTATAATCACACTAACTCTGCTTGTTTTAAGGGTTGACATAATAAGAAGCAGTCGGGGAGTGAGCGAGCACCGTCTGAATGCCTAAGCCAAGGAGCTAAACCTCGTCCTAGAAGCACATGTAGGTAAGTACACTTTCACCATCAAAAGCCTCCCTCATCGCACACTCAATTACACATGTAAACCAAGGTGCAATGGCTTATATCAGCGTGATCACTAAAGGAAGGAGCTGAAGCACTGAGTTGGCCACTTGCCAAGATAAATAACAGGTCCCTGGAAAGAAGAGAGTGAGTGTAGAGCCAGCGAGCCAGTAGTAGTTATGTGAAAGGCATGCAACCTGTGAACCAACAATGAGCATGCGAACATAACTTACCATTGTAAGCTCTCAATGTCGATGTACATTTGTCCTTTGAAAGTTTATGTTTATAACGCAAATGCTACAAATATTTAATTAGAAGAGAGGTGGCGATATATATACAAATGGAGACAAAAATAAAcatttaattacaggctcatgtcTCTAATATGCATACCATACGAAGTTATATCGAGACAATGAGAAAAAGAATAGTGAATCATTTGTACAGAACGGCCATTGTAACGAAACTCAGCCATGGGTATAATGACGGTAAATTCCGCCTCAGAAAGAAGAAAGAATGCTACAACAGGAAGATTAAACAGGAAAGAAATCTCTGAGCAGATTGCACATGTTTTGAGACGAGGATCGAAATAAAGAGCCCACAGAAGAGACACATTTAAATTAGTGTAATACGCTGATGTGAAAGGGTAGATATTTAAATAGATTAGAAATCTATTAAGAATAGCTATTAATGTTTCACAATGAAAGAAGAATGATTAACATGATTATTTTAATTACCATTGAATAATGAAATTTCTAATAATTATGACTATTGCCTGCAATATcataattatttttaataattaaatGAACGCTCAAATTATAATAAGTATAATTGCCGTTACATTCAAAATATATAGTAAAGAAGTGATATATCTGTTATCCTATAGGAAACAGAGTTGGCTCCATAATTACAAATTATAGTTACAGATTTTGAAATCTCTGAGTTCGAGAAGGGTGCTGTTATCATATACAAAGGTGTATATGATAACAGACAAAGCTTGCAGCACATTATTGAGGTGCGTTTGGATGGCATTGTAAAGTAATCAGAATACTGAATTTCTTCAATTTATTTCGATATTTCTCATTTACGATAAGTAGCATTTTCATCAATGTTCGTCCAAGTTTTGGCTAATTTGCCAGATGAGACAAATTTAATGAAATTTCATTCGCGAAacatgtacgtatttgtgctgaaATGTTTACTATATTTCTATTAAGATATTTTTCTTTCTAATCGTAGGCTGAGAGTAAGACATCGGTTTCCATAGAGTAACTAAATCTCTAATTGCTCTCAAACTACATTATGAGGTATACAAGTCGTGTTGTACACAAGACGGATCGCCAACGGATATATAAATCTATCTAACtatacccaacctaacccaatctaacccaacCGAGCATAACTGCTTGGTTATTGAACATTTAAGCAGTAAATTAAGTGCAGATTCCGGCTTATTAGGCTCCCACTAGACTATTTTGTCAGTTTTTGGTAAGCCTTCAGCCTGTGAAGACTTGCTGTTCAGAAAGCTTATGTGTCACACTTTATAATTTTCATTTGCACTTTCATTTGCAACATCGATAAAGTATTATAAATAAGTTTTAGAAGTATTAAGGCCAGATAAATTGTGGTAAGATAATAACGAGAAGAGCTATCATTATGTAAATATAGCCCTTGGACAGGGAGCAGGGCTATAAAGACAGGGACAGCGTTGTACTCAACCACTTGAACCATCGGGAATAGAACATCGACCCTGCATGAAGCTAGGACGTCGCTCTATCGACTACGCCAAGGGGTTGGGCAATAATGGTACAAAATGCAATCACTATCCACCATAGGTAATTTCACTTGGAAACCAAATTAAGATCTAGCTGTGATTTCCTGCATTCATTCATGATGAATGTATAACGTTATGTACAGATATGTATGACATGTATATTGTGTTACTGGATCATATCATACATTGTTAGAATATGTATAGTATACCTGCCATCTATACAGCTATGCTTCAGGCTTGCTTGCTACACTGTGTTACTATTGCAGAAGAAAAATATTACTACTCATTTTTAAAATCAACATTCACTGGAGGGCTTCAAGGACTGGTTGGATAAGTTAATGATTGGGAATGAGTTCGTATAAATTAAAGGGGCCTCCTAGAGTCATATATTCTTATGCTCTTCATAATGACGAGTGGTTTAGTGTGACGCAGAGTAGATTAATGAGAGTTAGCGTATTTTAGTGTGACGAAATAGAGATTAAAGTGATGGAGCGTGATTTAGTACGACTCATAATGGATTAATGTGTTGTGCtgtagagtaatgtgctacactCTAGATTAATGTACTGCACTGTAAGTTAATGTGCAGCTCTGTAGATTAATCTGCTGCACTGTAGATTAATCTGCTTCACTGTAGATTAATCTGCTGCACTGTAGATTATTCTGCTGCACTGTAGATTAGTGTTATGCAGCGTGGACTAATTTCACGAAACTTACATGTATATAAAGCAGCGTGGATAAAACGAATTATAAGTGTGAATTAACGTAACACAGCAGGGTTAAATTGAACGCAAATTATCCGAACACGAGAAATATATTGTTTAGCGTTCCACGTTTGTGCCAAACGAAAAGGTCACTGCCAAGCCCGGCGTGAGCTTCTTTTGTCATGGGAAAATAATATATCAGTAGTAATTACCTAAGCATACTACGTTTTTAGCGTTCTGGCCATAGTAATCCTGAAGCCACACATGTGTGGCAAATTCTTGCAACAAGGATATCTTATATCCACTCGTTATCGACGGAAAGGAATTTCTCAGTGACGGATAGGAATGTATGTAACCTTTTTTGACCTGTCGATGCTGTGAGTTTTGGGAGTATAAGGTAATAGATACCCAGCTATCACCGTGTATAAGGCAGCAGATTCCTCTCCACGCCAAGGGACATGGAGACCCAGGctgaccgggttcgaatccttcaggggccaTGAGTTTTCAAGATGCACATATGGATATATTTAAACTTACACATATGTTTGTGTAAGAACGCACATGTTCATCCACGCAAGCACtcgacatcagaactgccttcaggaacctgtgtaaggaatcattcagaactttgtatacaacatatgtaaggtggtacacgaacaaggggacacaggtggaaactgagtacccaaatgagccacagggacgttagaaagaactttttcagtttcagagtagttaacagatggaatgcataaggcagttatgtggtggaggccgactccatacacagtttcaaatgtagatatgatagagcccagtaggctcaggaatctgtacaccagttgattgacagttgagaggcgggaccaaagagccagagatcaacccccgcaagcacaactaggtgagtacaactaggtgagtccgaatgcatgcatacatatatacatgaacAGCCCAGCCGcaaacacccccctccctcttctttcTTAAGCTAGATAAGACATTTACCCTTCCCTCTTAACAAAGACACAAACAGATTAATTGTCTTGATCACCTCTTGTTCCCGTCGCCCGACCATTGTCTCGGGATTAATGGTTGCGATTTTATTGGCCTTGCATAACAAGGAGGCCAATATAACTCTCACCTCCCTTTGAGTCCTCCCTTTGTTGCTCATCTTTGTTGCGGAGGGACGGTTccgtctcccccttcccccattccccattccctcatccccccccccccccaccgccacctTTCAAAAATCCCCACCTCCAATCCAATCTCCCTCCCCTTCATACCCTTCTACCTCCTCCTCTTCTGATTGTAAACAgtttgtttattaaagaaaatggtatatatatatatatatatatatatatatatatatatatatatatatatatatatatatatatatatatatatatatatatatatatatatatatatatatatatatacatagttctgacatatatttaaataaattattttttttgcTGTTTTTAATACTGTAAGAATCAATTATATTTTCGCTAATATGCATGCAACATTATTTTTCTGAGAATTTCTCCAGTCAATTGGATGACTTAAATCTCTTAAATGAATAAACAGTATATTATAACCATGTCATCTCCTATCCTATATTTATGTTGCTTTATTCTCTAATATTAGTGCTTTCCAGTATGTCCCACATTGAATTTATGACTAGCTTCAAAATATATTGTGTACATGTCAATTAGTTATAATTTTATGTATTGTGCTTTTCTTACTTATGAATTCTCCACTATTTCAAGTATCAAATGTATGTACTCTTACATCAATATAAAATGATTattgttaattttgttattattattattattattaattttattgcaTTGAAACGGTAAATCTGAAACATTCTTTATTAGGTAATTTTCCTAATTTTACCATTTGGGAAAGCTTTCTCAAATGTTTTTGGTTATTTTAATCTAATGATCATGCAG harbors:
- the LOC138369420 gene encoding uncharacterized protein, producing MLIMVMKLVIVEVMMLVVLMAAVMIVVTVLVMVVVMVEEVMRMMPVLIMLDSGSISCVCGVGRGGGGVDCGNVGSGNVCGSGCVRSAAGGVGSGSCGFGSGGVGSDGIGGSGSDGSGSGGVGSGSSAGSGGGSE